A genomic window from Winogradskyella sp. J14-2 includes:
- a CDS encoding leucine--tRNA ligase, whose protein sequence is MKYNFNDIEKKWQDYWAKNETFKASNNSDKPKYYVLDMFPYPSGAGLHVGHPLGYIASDIYARYKRHKGFNVLHPQGYDSFGLPAEQYAIQTGQHPAVTTEANIKTYRRQLDQIGFSFDWSREVRTSNPEYYKWTQWIFIQLFESWYNYDSNKAEHIDTLIKMFEADGNANVNAACDEDINLFTAKEWNAFSETEKQNILLKYRLTYLAETEVNWCPALGTVLANDEIVNGVSERGGHPVIRKKMTQWSMRISAYAERLLQGLDTIDWTDALKDIQKNWIGKSVGASVTFNVIPNDAVTSSAVEKSQIEVFTTRPDTIFGVSFMTLAPEHELVSQITTGEQKAEVEAYIEATAKRSERDRMADVKTISGVFTGAYAEHPFTKEPIPIWIGDYVLASYGTGAVMAVPCGDQRDYDFAKHFNIPIPNIFDGVDISEEAFASKDNVKIANSDFLDGLNYKKATKRAIFELEQIGQGEGKTNYRLRDAVFSRQRYWGEPFPVYYKDGMPQMIDEKHLPLTLPEVEKYLPTEEGEPPLGRADVWAWDTNTNTVVSNDLVAEALEATKSDTSRTSVSDDGIYPLELNTMPGWAGSSWYFFRYMEEQANRDEAFATEDALKYWENVDLYIGGSEHATGHLLYSRFWVKFLYDRGFVGVDEPFKKLINQGMILGTSAFVTRINKVIVHKCEIISKNLGLLKSVKMGEMVGELDLKNPILASCHLLNDKEYYKSKGIDTSKPFDANIGINRGKLVREGIKKSVDTKDYKFFNEQKYVLSYVANNLHVDVNLVDASDKLDVDKFRSSPLYKDYKNAVLIKDEDNEIKTFRDVEKMSKSKYNVVNPDDIVADYGADSLRLYEMFLGPLEQYKPWNTAGITGVHGFLKKLWKLYNDENGSKVTDVEPTKDNLKTLHKTIKKVEEDIENFSFNTSVSTFMIAVNELTAQKCTSKAILEPLLVLVSPYAPHIAEELWEQLGHTASISTAPFPKFEEKHLVERSKNYPISFNGKMRFTLELPLDMSKDEIEKTVLAHDKTQEQLQGRTPKKVIVVPGKIVNIVG, encoded by the coding sequence ATGAAATACAACTTCAACGACATAGAGAAAAAGTGGCAAGACTACTGGGCAAAAAACGAAACCTTTAAAGCGTCTAATAACAGCGACAAACCAAAATACTACGTGTTAGATATGTTCCCTTACCCAAGTGGAGCTGGTTTGCACGTTGGGCATCCGCTGGGTTATATAGCAAGTGATATTTATGCGCGTTACAAGCGTCATAAAGGGTTTAACGTGTTGCATCCACAAGGCTACGATTCGTTTGGTTTACCTGCGGAACAGTATGCGATACAAACAGGTCAGCATCCTGCAGTAACAACAGAGGCGAATATTAAAACCTATCGTCGTCAGTTAGACCAAATCGGGTTTTCATTCGATTGGAGTAGAGAAGTACGCACAAGTAATCCGGAATATTACAAATGGACACAATGGATTTTCATCCAGCTGTTTGAATCGTGGTACAACTACGATAGCAACAAAGCTGAGCATATTGATACCTTAATCAAAATGTTTGAAGCTGATGGAAATGCTAATGTAAATGCAGCCTGCGATGAGGATATTAATCTGTTTACTGCTAAAGAATGGAACGCTTTTTCAGAGACTGAAAAACAAAATATTCTTTTAAAATACAGATTGACCTATTTAGCAGAAACCGAAGTAAATTGGTGTCCTGCTTTAGGAACTGTTCTAGCCAATGACGAAATTGTAAATGGTGTTTCAGAACGTGGAGGCCATCCTGTAATCCGTAAAAAAATGACCCAATGGAGTATGCGTATTTCGGCTTACGCAGAACGTTTACTTCAAGGTTTAGATACGATTGATTGGACAGATGCGCTTAAAGACATTCAAAAAAACTGGATTGGAAAATCGGTTGGTGCTTCAGTAACTTTCAATGTCATTCCAAATGATGCTGTCACTTCGAGCGCAGTCGAGAAGTCTCAAATCGAAGTCTTCACCACAAGACCTGATACCATTTTCGGTGTGTCGTTTATGACCCTTGCACCAGAGCACGAGCTTGTATCACAAATTACAACAGGCGAACAAAAAGCTGAGGTTGAAGCCTACATAGAAGCCACCGCAAAACGTAGTGAGCGCGACCGTATGGCAGATGTAAAAACCATTTCAGGGGTGTTTACGGGTGCATATGCCGAGCATCCATTTACCAAAGAACCAATTCCGATTTGGATAGGCGATTATGTATTGGCAAGCTACGGCACAGGAGCCGTTATGGCAGTGCCTTGTGGAGATCAGCGTGATTATGATTTTGCGAAGCACTTCAATATTCCGATACCAAATATTTTTGATGGTGTCGATATTTCTGAAGAAGCCTTTGCATCTAAGGATAATGTTAAGATTGCCAATAGCGATTTCTTAGATGGTTTAAATTATAAAAAAGCAACAAAGCGCGCTATTTTCGAATTAGAACAAATCGGTCAAGGCGAAGGAAAAACCAATTATCGTTTGCGTGATGCGGTGTTTAGTCGTCAACGTTATTGGGGCGAGCCATTCCCAGTGTATTACAAGGATGGTATGCCACAAATGATAGACGAAAAGCATTTGCCATTAACCTTACCAGAAGTTGAAAAATACTTACCAACCGAAGAAGGTGAGCCACCATTAGGACGTGCAGACGTTTGGGCTTGGGACACTAATACCAATACGGTTGTGTCAAATGATCTGGTGGCTGAGGCACTCGAAGCCACAAAATCAGACACTTCGAGAACCTCAGTGTCCGATGACGGCATCTACCCATTAGAACTCAACACCATGCCAGGTTGGGCTGGGAGCTCTTGGTACTTCTTCCGCTATATGGAAGAGCAAGCCAACAGAGACGAAGCTTTTGCTACAGAAGATGCGCTAAAATATTGGGAAAATGTAGATTTATACATTGGTGGTAGCGAGCACGCTACAGGTCACTTATTGTACTCTCGTTTTTGGGTAAAGTTTTTATACGATAGAGGTTTTGTTGGAGTTGATGAGCCATTTAAAAAGCTGATTAACCAAGGGATGATACTTGGCACTAGTGCTTTTGTAACTAGAATTAATAAAGTTATAGTGCATAAATGCGAAATCATTAGTAAAAATTTAGGATTACTTAAGTCAGTTAAGATGGGTGAAATGGTTGGTGAGTTAGATTTAAAAAATCCAATTTTGGCTTCATGTCATTTACTTAATGATAAAGAATACTATAAGTCAAAAGGAATTGATACAAGTAAACCTTTTGATGCAAATATTGGAATTAATAGGGGAAAGTTAGTTAGAGAAGGAATCAAGAAGTCTGTTGATACGAAAGATTATAAATTTTTCAATGAACAGAAATATGTTTTATCTTATGTAGCTAATAATCTACATGTTGATGTCAATTTAGTCGACGCTTCTGATAAATTAGATGTTGATAAATTTCGATCTAGCCCTTTGTATAAAGATTATAAAAATGCTGTATTGATTAAAGATGAAGATAATGAAATAAAGACTTTTAGAGATGTTGAAAAAATGTCAAAATCAAAATATAATGTTGTTAATCCAGATGATATTGTAGCAGATTATGGAGCAGACAGTTTACGTTTGTACGAAATGTTCCTTGGTCCATTAGAACAATACAAACCTTGGAATACAGCAGGTATCACAGGAGTACACGGTTTCCTTAAAAAACTTTGGAAGCTATATAACGACGAAAATGGTTCTAAAGTGACTGATGTTGAGCCTACGAAGGACAATTTAAAGACGCTTCATAAAACCATAAAAAAGGTTGAGGAAGACATCGAGAACTTCTCATTTAATACGTCGGTTTCTACGTTTATGATTGCGGTAAACGAGTTAACAGCGCAAAAGTGTACAAGTAAAGCTATACTAGAGCCACTATTAGTGTTAGTGTCGCCTTATGCGCCACACATAGCTGAAGAATTGTGGGAACAACTAGGTCACACAGCATCAATTTCTACAGCGCCTTTCCCAAAATTTGAGGAAAAACATTTGGTAGAGCGTTCTAAAAATTATCCGATTTCATTTAATGGTAAAATGCGTTTCACGCTAGAATTACCATTAGATATGAGCAAGGATGAGATTGAAAAAACAGTGTTAGCACACGACAAAACACAAGAGCAGTTACAAGGTCGCACACCTAAAAAAGTGATAGTAGTACCAGGTAAGATTGTGAATATTGTAGGGTAA
- a CDS encoding cell division protein FtsX, with product MASSFDKYQKRKLISSYISVVISIALVLFLLGCLGLLVINSKKVADHFKEQVVMTIYLNDTAKEVEVNQLKKSLAMAEYSKEATYVSKEEAAEMMKAETGEDFMDFVGYNPLKNSIDVYLKADFVTTEKLSEISESLSTKSFIEDIRYDNDLVELMNDNVKKISFWILIISGLFTLIAVLLINSSIRLAVYSKRFIIKTMQMVGATKSFIRRPFVWKSVQLGIIGAIVALAGMAVVLYYLDQYFPELELLRNTVMIAGLFIGVFVLGVIITWISTFIATQRFLNLKTDQLYY from the coding sequence ATGGCATCATCTTTTGACAAGTATCAAAAACGAAAATTAATATCATCATACATCTCTGTAGTGATTAGTATTGCGTTGGTTTTGTTTCTTTTAGGCTGTCTTGGTCTTTTGGTTATTAATTCTAAAAAAGTAGCTGATCATTTTAAGGAGCAAGTGGTTATGACAATTTATTTGAATGATACTGCAAAAGAGGTTGAAGTGAATCAGCTAAAGAAAAGTTTAGCCATGGCTGAGTATTCTAAAGAAGCTACCTATGTCTCTAAAGAAGAAGCTGCCGAGATGATGAAAGCAGAAACTGGCGAAGATTTTATGGATTTTGTGGGTTATAATCCGTTAAAAAATTCGATTGACGTATACTTAAAAGCTGATTTTGTAACAACTGAAAAGTTAAGTGAAATCTCAGAAAGCCTTTCAACCAAATCGTTTATTGAAGACATAAGATACGATAATGATCTTGTAGAACTAATGAACGATAATGTTAAAAAGATTAGTTTCTGGATCCTTATCATTAGTGGGTTATTTACACTTATCGCTGTACTATTAATTAACAGTTCTATTCGTTTAGCTGTATACTCAAAACGATTTATTATTAAAACTATGCAAATGGTTGGTGCGACAAAGAGTTTTATCCGTAGACCGTTTGTTTGGAAAAGCGTTCAACTTGGCATCATTGGTGCTATAGTGGCTTTAGCAGGCATGGCAGTTGTTTTATATTATTTAGACCAGTATTTCCCAGAGTTAGAATTGCTTAGAAATACTGTTATGATCGCAGGTCTTTTTATTGGTGTTTTTGTATTGGGCGTAATCATCACTTGGATTAGCACTTTTATTGCTACGCAACGCTTCTTGAATTTAAAGACGGATCAGTTGTATTATTAA
- a CDS encoding DUF3098 domain-containing protein, translating to MGEQKRKEQSKAEFIFGKKNYKFMLIGLACIVVGFILMSGGGSDDPNVWNPDVFSWRRIRLAPTLVLIGFGFQVYAILLNPDKKK from the coding sequence ATGGGCGAACAAAAACGTAAAGAACAATCTAAAGCAGAGTTTATCTTCGGAAAAAAGAACTACAAGTTTATGCTTATAGGTTTGGCATGTATTGTTGTTGGGTTTATCCTTATGTCTGGTGGTGGAAGTGACGATCCTAATGTTTGGAATCCAGATGTTTTTAGCTGGAGACGTATTCGCTTAGCACCAACCTTAGTGCTTATTGGTTTTGGATTTCAGGTATATGCCATTCTATTGAATCCTGATAAAAAGAAATAA
- a CDS encoding RDD family protein yields MSSAFFNYSKKELLTSIALALLFPIYKIITEWKFGYTVGKKIVGLKIVNTEFHSISLKASLIRNGYLVLYFAIPGIFLLLSYNTFFNHHSGGNYIDIAISGIERLFKGFIALVIYLIYILVWCFFVFLTSVSAADSDKKQTLFDQLSKTLAVASK; encoded by the coding sequence ATAAGCAGTGCATTTTTTAATTATTCAAAAAAAGAATTACTAACCTCAATAGCATTAGCACTATTATTTCCTATTTATAAAATCATAACCGAATGGAAATTTGGTTATACTGTCGGTAAAAAAATCGTTGGTTTAAAAATAGTAAACACCGAATTTCATTCAATTTCTCTAAAAGCTTCATTAATCAGAAACGGTTATTTGGTTTTGTATTTTGCTATTCCAGGCATCTTTCTTTTACTATCGTACAACACATTTTTCAACCACCATTCAGGTGGCAATTATATTGATATAGCTATTTCTGGTATTGAACGTCTCTTTAAAGGCTTTATAGCTCTAGTCATTTATCTTATTTACATCCTAGTTTGGTGTTTTTTCGTATTTCTAACTTCTGTTTCTGCGGCAGACAGTGATAAAAAGCAGACCTTGTTCGATCAGTTGTCTAAAACCCTTGCTGTGGCTTCAAAGTAA
- a CDS encoding undecaprenyl-diphosphate phosphatase — MEIIDAIILGIVQGLTEFLPVSSSGHLELGKAILGDNSLPKESLLFTVVLHFATALSTIVIFRKDIIDIIKGILKFEWNEDLQFLSKIVISMIPAVIVGLFFEEQLEALFNGNILLVGIMLIVTAILLFMADRAKDTNKNVTFSNAFVIGISQAIAMLPGISRSGATISTSVLLGNDKTKAARFSFLMVVPLIFGKIAKDILGGEITYDSANFTTLGIGFIAAFVAGLFACKWMIALVKQSKLTYFSIYCIIVGLIAIIWSFAS, encoded by the coding sequence ATGGAAATTATTGATGCTATTATCTTAGGGATTGTACAGGGTTTAACTGAGTTTTTACCTGTATCTTCCAGTGGTCATTTAGAATTAGGAAAAGCCATTCTTGGTGATAATTCTCTACCAAAAGAAAGTTTATTATTTACAGTAGTGCTTCACTTTGCTACAGCACTAAGTACCATTGTTATTTTTAGAAAAGATATTATAGATATCATAAAAGGTATCTTGAAATTTGAATGGAACGAAGATTTACAATTTCTAAGCAAAATTGTAATCTCCATGATACCTGCTGTAATTGTTGGTTTGTTTTTTGAAGAACAGCTCGAGGCTCTTTTTAACGGCAATATCTTACTAGTTGGCATTATGTTAATTGTTACGGCAATTCTATTATTTATGGCAGATAGAGCTAAGGACACCAACAAAAATGTAACCTTTAGTAATGCGTTTGTTATTGGTATTTCTCAAGCTATTGCTATGTTGCCTGGTATCTCTCGTTCTGGTGCTACCATTTCTACTTCGGTATTATTGGGTAATGACAAAACCAAGGCTGCACGTTTTTCATTTTTAATGGTTGTTCCTTTAATTTTTGGAAAAATTGCTAAAGATATTTTAGGTGGTGAAATCACTTACGACAGTGCTAACTTTACAACACTAGGCATTGGTTTTATAGCTGCTTTTGTAGCAGGATTATTTGCTTGTAAATGGATGATTGCTTTGGTAAAACAAAGTAAACTCACTTACTTTTCTATCTACTGCATCATCGTTGGTCTAATCGCCATAATCTGGTCATTCGCATCATGA
- the truB gene encoding tRNA pseudouridine(55) synthase TruB codes for MKTVEDYKEGQVLLIDKPLTWTSFQAVNKLRWAIRKAYAIKKIKVGHAGTLDPLATGLLVICTGKMTKQINTFQGQEKEYTGTFVVGSTTPSYDLETEIDATFPIDHISEELIHETTKQFIGKIEQFPPVFSAIKKDGKRLYEFARAGEAVEIKSREIEISEFEITDINALDNTLELNFRVVCSKGTYIRSLAHDFGKALNSGAHLSVLRRTRIGDFKVENALSPEDYIATLPLDQ; via the coding sequence ATGAAAACTGTGGAAGATTACAAAGAAGGTCAGGTTTTATTGATTGATAAACCTCTTACCTGGACTTCATTTCAGGCGGTCAACAAGCTACGTTGGGCCATTAGAAAAGCCTATGCCATTAAGAAAATAAAGGTTGGACATGCTGGTACTTTAGACCCGCTAGCCACAGGTTTATTAGTGATTTGCACTGGTAAAATGACCAAACAAATTAACACCTTTCAAGGTCAGGAAAAAGAATACACAGGTACTTTTGTTGTGGGTAGTACCACTCCATCTTACGATTTGGAAACCGAAATTGATGCTACCTTTCCGATAGACCATATTTCCGAAGAACTAATTCACGAAACAACCAAACAATTTATTGGTAAAATAGAGCAATTTCCTCCAGTATTTTCAGCTATAAAGAAAGATGGCAAACGCTTGTACGAATTTGCAAGAGCAGGTGAAGCTGTAGAAATTAAGTCGAGAGAAATTGAAATCTCTGAGTTCGAAATCACAGATATAAATGCACTCGACAATACCTTAGAGCTGAATTTTAGAGTGGTTTGTAGCAAAGGTACTTACATTCGATCGCTTGCGCACGACTTTGGAAAAGCCTTAAACTCTGGCGCACATCTATCGGTTTTAAGACGAACCCGAATTGGTGATTTTAAGGTTGAAAACGCACTAAGTCCTGAAGATTATATAGCTACGCTTCCACTAGATCAATGA
- a CDS encoding thioredoxin family protein, protein MEIVKSTMITDIIKESLNKSISYQDYRTLVASLVEQQSTTGNEKTEALVDYTKMNDRRMKRWDKTVRLSYDAIEKITAYTKNVTWLVLTESWCGDAAHIMPVINKVAEQNKNIDYKVVLRDENEVLMNQFLTNGGKAIPKLIAIDNETLEVLDTFGPRPSIATEMVNVYKAQHGKLTTEFKEDLQRWYNKDKGQSTIEDLVKLLS, encoded by the coding sequence ATGGAAATCGTAAAAAGCACAATGATTACAGATATCATCAAAGAAAGTTTAAATAAATCAATAAGCTACCAAGATTACCGAACTTTAGTTGCCTCTCTTGTTGAACAACAATCAACAACAGGGAATGAAAAAACAGAAGCCTTGGTAGATTATACAAAAATGAATGACAGACGTATGAAGCGTTGGGATAAAACGGTCAGACTATCGTATGATGCTATTGAAAAAATTACTGCATATACTAAAAATGTAACTTGGTTAGTGCTAACCGAAAGTTGGTGTGGAGACGCAGCGCATATAATGCCTGTAATTAACAAGGTGGCTGAGCAAAATAAAAATATAGATTATAAAGTAGTACTGAGAGATGAGAATGAAGTTTTAATGAATCAGTTTTTAACCAATGGAGGTAAGGCTATACCGAAGTTAATTGCGATTGATAATGAAACATTAGAGGTTTTAGATACTTTTGGCCCAAGACCTTCAATAGCCACAGAAATGGTTAATGTATATAAAGCGCAACATGGAAAGCTAACAACAGAATTTAAAGAAGATTTACAACGTTGGTACAATAAGGATAAAGGACAATCTACAATTGAAGACTTGGTTAAACTTTTAAGTTAA
- a CDS encoding DNA-3-methyladenine glycosylase I, giving the protein MTKHRCGWCVGDPLYEAYHDQEWGVPIYDDDTLFEFLILETFQAGLSWITVLRKRENFRKAFDNFDYNKIANYKQAKIETLLQDKGIIRNKLKVNATVTNAEAFMKIQDEFGSFSKYIWDFVDGKPIKNSVKNYKEAPANTELSDKISKDLKKRGFKFVGTTVIYAHMQATGMVNDHEVSCFRYNEV; this is encoded by the coding sequence ATGACAAAGCACAGATGTGGCTGGTGTGTTGGCGATCCGCTTTATGAAGCCTACCACGACCAAGAATGGGGAGTTCCTATTTATGATGATGACACCTTATTTGAATTCTTAATTCTCGAAACTTTTCAGGCTGGTCTGAGTTGGATTACTGTTTTACGCAAGCGTGAAAATTTCAGAAAAGCTTTTGATAATTTTGATTATAACAAGATTGCAAACTATAAGCAAGCTAAAATTGAAACACTTCTTCAGGATAAAGGTATAATAAGAAACAAGTTGAAGGTCAATGCTACAGTGACTAATGCAGAAGCTTTTATGAAAATACAGGACGAGTTTGGGAGTTTTTCAAAATACATTTGGGATTTTGTAGATGGAAAACCTATAAAGAACAGTGTTAAAAATTATAAAGAAGCGCCAGCCAATACTGAGCTTAGCGACAAAATAAGTAAGGACCTCAAAAAAAGAGGGTTTAAATTTGTTGGCACTACTGTTATTTATGCACACATGCAAGCTACTGGTATGGTAAACGACCATGAAGTTTCTTGTTTTAGATATAACGAAGTTTAA
- a CDS encoding DUF2490 domain-containing protein, which translates to MSYIKILLVLLACFSVHNTLFSQSNFEGLGESSFAVNADLSSIYKVNFAIRSRYYLYQYEDFNFENRQLDFVHFSTLNLDYNHSVSLGIQYRIRESIDGGSNELRLTQQFNYTKKQEAIRFGHRLRFEQRILEDLTILRSRYRFALDFPLNGEKLDIGEAYFVGSMEGLLSNSKNEKPEIDHRTTAHLGWLVSKPLKLQLGMEYRFEALNLKTEQRLFLLTSAILKI; encoded by the coding sequence ATGTCTTATATTAAAATACTTTTAGTTTTATTGGCATGTTTCTCAGTCCATAATACCTTATTTTCTCAGTCTAATTTTGAAGGTTTAGGTGAATCTAGTTTTGCAGTTAACGCAGACCTTAGTAGTATTTACAAAGTAAATTTCGCTATTCGTTCTAGGTATTATTTATATCAATATGAAGATTTTAACTTTGAAAACAGACAACTCGATTTTGTTCATTTTTCAACATTAAACTTAGATTATAATCATTCTGTTAGCTTAGGCATACAATACCGTATCAGAGAATCTATAGATGGTGGTAGCAATGAACTGCGTTTAACCCAGCAGTTTAATTATACAAAAAAACAAGAAGCCATACGATTTGGGCACCGCCTACGATTTGAACAACGTATTTTAGAAGATTTAACCATCCTCAGATCTCGTTATCGTTTTGCCTTAGATTTTCCACTTAATGGCGAAAAATTAGATATTGGTGAGGCCTATTTTGTTGGTTCTATGGAAGGGCTATTAAGTAACAGCAAAAACGAAAAACCAGAAATAGACCATAGAACAACAGCCCACTTAGGATGGTTAGTCTCAAAACCTCTAAAGCTTCAACTAGGTATGGAGTATCGATTTGAAGCTCTTAATCTAAAAACTGAGCAAAGACTGTTTCTTTTAACTTCAGCAATTCTTAAGATTTAG
- the aat gene encoding leucyl/phenylalanyl-tRNA--protein transferase translates to MYFLTDKIEFPDVSKATYEGLLAIGGDLSPERLIHAYSSGIFPWFEDEEPLLWWSPDPRFVLFPKNLKISKSMKQVLKKGEFKVTVNKNFKTVIEECAVAKREGQNGTWITNQMIEAYIKLHQLGYAKSVEVWQNSKLVGGLYGVDLGNNVFCGESMFAKVSNASKFGFITFVQNSCYNLIDCQVHTKHLESLGAKNISRTDFLKFL, encoded by the coding sequence ATGTACTTTTTAACTGATAAAATAGAGTTTCCGGACGTGTCTAAAGCCACTTATGAAGGCCTATTGGCCATTGGTGGCGATTTGTCTCCAGAACGCTTAATACATGCATATTCTAGTGGGATTTTCCCGTGGTTTGAAGACGAAGAACCACTACTATGGTGGTCACCAGACCCAAGATTTGTACTGTTTCCTAAAAATTTGAAAATTTCAAAGAGTATGAAACAGGTTTTGAAAAAAGGTGAATTTAAAGTTACTGTTAATAAGAACTTTAAAACGGTTATTGAGGAATGCGCTGTAGCAAAGCGCGAAGGGCAAAATGGTACCTGGATTACGAACCAAATGATAGAGGCTTACATTAAACTTCATCAATTAGGATACGCTAAGTCAGTTGAGGTATGGCAAAACAGCAAATTAGTTGGCGGACTTTATGGTGTAGATTTGGGCAACAACGTATTTTGTGGAGAGAGCATGTTTGCCAAAGTCAGCAATGCTAGTAAATTTGGGTTTATAACCTTTGTACAAAACTCTTGTTATAACTTAATAGACTGTCAGGTACACACCAAGCACCTAGAAAGCTTGGGTGCAAAAAATATTTCAAGGACTGATTTTTTAAAATTTCTCTAA
- a CDS encoding DUF3127 domain-containing protein, with protein sequence MEVQGRIKVIGETQTFGSNGFRKREVVVTTEEQYPQHLMIEFIQDKTDLLNNYQVGQQVKVSINLRGREWVNPQGETKYFNSIQGWRIEALQADAPSGDMPPVPPTEAFEPVSDLNEDDHDDLPF encoded by the coding sequence ATGGAAGTACAAGGAAGAATTAAGGTGATTGGAGAGACTCAAACTTTTGGAAGTAACGGGTTTAGAAAAAGAGAGGTAGTTGTAACAACAGAAGAACAATATCCTCAGCACCTTATGATAGAGTTTATTCAAGACAAAACAGATTTACTAAATAACTATCAAGTAGGGCAGCAGGTTAAGGTAAGTATTAACCTAAGAGGACGTGAGTGGGTTAATCCACAAGGCGAAACTAAATATTTTAACTCTATACAAGGATGGAGAATAGAAGCTTTACAAGCTGATGCGCCTAGTGGCGATATGCCACCAGTACCACCAACAGAAGCTTTTGAACCTGTTAGTGATTTAAATGAAGACGATCATGACGATCTACCTTTTTAG
- a CDS encoding flavin reductase family protein, which produces MISFDPKDLSTSKLHGYLLSAVAPRPIAFASTIDKKGNPNLSPFSFFNVFSANPPILIFSPARRVRNNTTKHTLENVEAVNEVVINVVNYDIVHQMSLSSTEYPEGVNEFEKAGLTMLASENVKPFRVAESPIQMECKVNDIVTLGTEGGAGNLVICEVVKLHISEEVLNEDHTINQEDLDLVARAGGSYYSRAKSGFFEIPKPLQTLGIGVDNLPDHVRNSMILTGNNLGMLANVATLPTKAEVKQFVNDISERYPDIKTATHREKHKLARNYLSYGDVESAWKLLLS; this is translated from the coding sequence ATGATTTCATTTGATCCAAAAGACCTTTCAACAAGTAAGCTACACGGGTATTTACTAAGTGCGGTAGCACCTAGACCTATTGCTTTTGCTAGCACAATTGACAAAAAGGGGAATCCAAATTTATCTCCTTTTAGTTTTTTTAATGTATTTAGTGCAAACCCACCGATATTAATTTTTTCTCCTGCCAGGCGTGTAAGAAATAATACAACAAAGCATACATTAGAAAATGTTGAAGCGGTTAACGAAGTAGTGATTAATGTTGTAAATTATGATATTGTACACCAAATGTCTTTGAGTAGTACAGAATATCCTGAAGGTGTTAATGAGTTTGAAAAAGCTGGTTTAACAATGTTGGCTTCAGAAAATGTAAAACCCTTTAGAGTTGCAGAATCACCAATTCAAATGGAATGTAAAGTCAATGATATTGTAACACTAGGTACTGAAGGCGGAGCCGGAAATTTAGTGATTTGTGAGGTGGTAAAGCTTCATATTTCAGAAGAAGTATTGAATGAAGATCACACTATAAATCAAGAAGATTTAGATTTAGTTGCTAGAGCAGGCGGCAGTTATTATAGCAGAGCTAAAAGTGGATTTTTTGAAATCCCAAAACCACTACAAACTCTAGGAATAGGTGTTGATAATTTGCCAGACCATGTTAGAAATAGTATGATTTTAACAGGAAACAACTTAGGGATGCTGGCAAACGTAGCAACCTTGCCAACTAAAGCCGAGGTTAAGCAATTTGTAAACGATATTAGCGAGCGTTACCCAGATATTAAAACAGCAACACATAGAGAAAAACATAAGCTGGCAAGAAATTATTTAAGCTATGGCGATGTAGAAAGTGCATGGAAGTTATTACTTTCGTAA